In the genome of Streptococcus mitis, one region contains:
- a CDS encoding YSIRK signal domain/LPXTG anchor domain surface protein: MKFNPNQRYTRWSIRRLSVGVASVVVASGFFVLVGQPSSVRADAINPTPAQVGPDAASVSKKSDLPVGVLKEAVDTALPSEQVDSAPKASLDATSSPEKVNVADKDQVVAPKEEVQAKPESKKETEDAVKPATNPAPAVSGQDREASEAQPATTPAEVQKGVADNTKDTVDVPATYLDKANFPGPFTAGVNQVIPYELFAGDGMLTRLILKASDKAPWSDNGSAKNPALPPVEKLGKGLYFYEVDLAGTQGKSDKDLLDLLKQNGTQSYKATIKVYGAKDGKADLSNLVATKDLDVNLNGLTTPAEVQKGVADNTKDTVDVPATYLDKANFPGPFTAGVNQVIPYEFFAGDGMLTRLILKASDKAPWSDNGSAKNPALPPVEKLGKGLYFYEVDLAGTQGKSDKDLLDLLKQNGTQSYKATIKVYGAKDGKADLSNLVATKDLDVNLNGLTTPAEVQKGVADNTKDTVDVPAIYLDKANFPGPFTAGVNQVIPYEFFAGDGMLTRLILKASDKAPWSDNGSAKNPALPPVEKLGKGLYFYEVDLAGTQGKSDKELLDLLKQNGTQSYKATIKVYGAKDGKADLSNLVATKDLTVNLNGLTTPAEVQKGVADNTKDTVDVPATYLDKANFPGPFTAGVNQVIPYEFFAGDGMLTRLILKASDKAPWSDNGSAKNPALPPVEKLGKGLYFYEVDLAGTQGKFDKDLLDLLKQNGTQSYKATIKVYGAKDGKADLSNLVATKDLTVNLNGLTTPAEVQKGVADNTKDTVDVPASYLDKANFPGPFTAGVNQVIPYELFAGDGMLTRLILKASDKAPWSDNGSAKNPALPPVEKLGKGLYFYEVDLAGTQGKSDKDLLDLLKQNGTQSYKATIKVYGAKDGKADLSNLVATKDLTVNLNGHQSLTPMQSGFVPSSNGSAMPAPMMNSHQDASKMNAQMPSANQDEMKSKMPAASQDKMVHSKEQDKTMNASQPMATPSMKQDQAPATSSKMSDEGKMASNNKVSSPMMADQKKEQKDMLPYTGEAQTSMATLGFFGLALAGLLGGLGLKAKKEEND, encoded by the coding sequence ATGAAATTCAATCCAAATCAAAGATATACTCGTTGGTCTATTCGCCGTCTTAGTGTCGGTGTTGCCTCAGTTGTTGTGGCTAGTGGCTTCTTTGTCCTAGTTGGTCAACCAAGTTCTGTACGTGCCGATGCGATCAATCCAACCCCTGCTCAAGTTGGGCCAGATGCTGCTTCGGTGAGTAAAAAGAGCGACTTACCAGTAGGAGTTCTCAAAGAAGCAGTCGATACAGCTCTTCCTTCAGAACAGGTAGACTCAGCCCCTAAAGCAAGCTTGGATGCTACAAGCTCTCCAGAAAAAGTGAATGTAGCTGATAAAGACCAAGTGGTAGCGCCAAAAGAAGAAGTGCAAGCAAAACCAGAATCTAAGAAAGAAACAGAAGATGCGGTTAAACCTGCGACAAATCCTGCTCCTGCAGTCTCTGGACAAGACCGTGAAGCAAGTGAGGCTCAACCAGCAACTACCCCAGCTGAAGTACAAAAAGGTGTAGCTGACAACACTAAAGATACAGTGGATGTTCCAGCTACATACTTGGACAAAGCCAACTTCCCTGGTCCATTCACAGCTGGTGTCAATCAAGTTATTCCATACGAACTCTTCGCAGGTGACGGTATGTTGACTCGCCTTATCTTGAAAGCTTCTGATAAAGCTCCATGGTCAGACAACGGTTCAGCCAAAAATCCAGCCCTTCCACCAGTAGAGAAATTGGGCAAAGGCCTTTACTTCTATGAAGTAGACTTGGCAGGTACTCAAGGTAAGTCAGATAAAGATTTATTAGACCTCTTGAAACAAAATGGTACGCAAAGCTATAAAGCTACTATCAAGGTGTACGGTGCTAAAGACGGCAAGGCAGATTTGAGCAATCTCGTAGCGACTAAGGATCTGGATGTCAACTTGAACGGCTTGACCACTCCAGCTGAAGTTCAAAAAGGTGTGGCTGACAACACCAAAGATACAGTGGATGTTCCAGCTACTTACTTGGACAAGGCCAACTTCCCTGGTCCATTCACAGCTGGTGTCAACCAAGTTATTCCATACGAATTCTTCGCCGGAGATGGTATGTTGACTCGCCTTATCTTGAAAGCTTCTGATAAAGCTCCATGGTCAGACAACGGTTCAGCCAAAAATCCAGCCCTTCCACCAGTAGAGAAATTGGGCAAAGGCCTTTACTTCTATGAAGTAGACTTGGCAGGTACTCAAGGTAAGTCAGATAAAGATTTATTAGACCTCTTGAAACAAAATGGTACGCAAAGCTATAAAGCTACTATCAAGGTGTACGGTGCTAAAGACGGCAAGGCAGATTTGAGCAATCTCGTAGCGACTAAGGATCTGGATGTCAACTTGAACGGCTTGACCACTCCAGCTGAAGTTCAAAAAGGTGTGGCTGACAACACCAAAGATACAGTGGATGTTCCAGCTATTTACTTGGACAAGGCCAACTTCCCTGGTCCATTCACAGCTGGTGTCAACCAAGTTATTCCATACGAATTCTTCGCCGGAGATGGTATGTTGACTCGCCTTATCTTGAAAGCTTCTGATAAAGCTCCATGGTCAGACAACGGCTCAGCTAAAAATCCAGCCCTTCCACCAGTAGAAAAATTGGGCAAAGGCCTTTACTTCTATGAAGTGGACTTGGCAGGTACTCAAGGAAAATCTGACAAAGAGCTACTTGATTTGTTAAAACAAAACGGTACGCAAAGCTATAAAGCTACTATCAAGGTGTACGGTGCTAAAGATGGTAAGGCAGACTTGAGCAACCTCGTAGCGACTAAGGATTTGACAGTAAACTTGAATGGCTTGACTACTCCAGCTGAAGTTCAAAAAGGTGTGGCTGACAATACTAAAGACACAGTAGATGTTCCAGCTACTTACCTAGATAAAGCTAACTTCCCTGGCCCATTCACAGCCGGTGTCAACCAAGTTATTCCATACGAATTCTTCGCCGGAGATGGTATGTTGACTCGCCTTATCTTGAAAGCTTCTGATAAAGCTCCATGGTCAGACAACGGCTCAGCTAAAAATCCTGCCCTTCCACCAGTAGAAAAATTGGGCAAAGGCCTTTACTTCTATGAAGTGGACTTGGCAGGTACTCAAGGCAAATTTGACAAAGATTTGTTAGACTTGTTGAAACAAAACGGCACTCAAAGCTATAAAGCAACTATCAAAGTGTACGGTGCGAAAGACGGCAAGGCAGACTTGAGCAATCTTGTAGCGACTAAGGATTTGACAGTGAACTTGAACGGCTTAACTACCCCAGCTGAAGTTCAAAAAGGTGTAGCTGACAACACTAAAGATACAGTGGATGTTCCAGCCTCTTATCTGGATAAGGCCAACTTCCCTGGTCCATTCACAGCTGGTGTCAACCAAGTCATCCCATACGAACTCTTCGCTGGTGACGGTATGTTGACTCGCCTTATCTTGAAAGCTTCAGACAAGGCTCCATGGTCAGACAACGGCTCAGCTAAAAATCCAGCTCTTCCACCAGTAGAAAAATTAGGCAAAGGTCTTTACTTCTATGAAGTGGACTTGGCTGGCACTCAAGGCAAATCTGATAAAGACTTGTTAGACTTGTTGAAACAAAACGGCACTCAAAGCTATAAAGCTACTATCAAAGTGTACGGTGCGAAAGATGGCAAGGCAGACTTGAGCAACCTTGTAGCGACTAAGGACTTGACAGTGAACTTGAATGGACATCAGTCTCTTACTCCGATGCAATCAGGCTTCGTCCCATCTTCTAATGGTTCAGCTATGCCGGCTCCAATGATGAATAGTCATCAAGATGCGTCTAAGATGAACGCTCAAATGCCAAGTGCCAATCAAGATGAGATGAAATCTAAAATGCCAGCTGCTAGCCAGGATAAGATGGTGCATAGCAAAGAGCAGGACAAAACTATGAATGCTAGTCAGCCAATGGCAACACCAAGCATGAAACAAGATCAAGCTCCAGCAACATCAAGCAAAATGTCTGATGAAGGCAAGATGGCATCTAATAACAAGGTATCAAGTCCAATGATGGCTGATCAAAAGAAAGAGCAAAAAGACATGCTTCCATATACTGGTGAAGCCCAAACATCAATGGCTACTCTTGGATTCTTTGGACTCGCCTTGGCAGGACTATTAGGTGGCCTCGGTTTGAAAGCTAAAAAAGAGGAAAATGACTAG
- a CDS encoding two-component system response regulator, which produces MGKTILLVDDEVEITDIHQRYLVQAGYQVLVAHDGVEALEIFKRKPIDLIITDIMMPRMDGYDLISEVQYQSPDQPFLFITAKTSEQDKIYGLSLGADDFIAKPFSPRELVLRVHNILRRLHRGGETEVVSLGDLRMNHSSHEVQVGDVALDLTVKSFELLWLLASNPERVFSKTDLYEKVWQEDYVDDTNTLNVHIHALRQELAKHASAETPTIKTVWGLGYKIEKARGSQ; this is translated from the coding sequence ATGGGAAAGACAATTTTACTCGTTGACGACGAGGTAGAAATCACAGATATTCATCAACGTTATCTGGTTCAGGCAGGATATCAGGTTTTGGTGGCCCATGATGGGGTAGAGGCCTTAGAAATCTTCAAGCGAAAACCGATTGATTTGATTATTACAGATATCATGATGCCTCGGATGGATGGTTATGATTTGATTAGCGAAGTCCAGTATCAATCTCCAGATCAGCCTTTTCTCTTTATCACGGCTAAGACTAGCGAGCAGGACAAGATTTATGGCCTGAGCTTAGGGGCAGATGACTTTATTGCCAAGCCTTTTAGCCCTCGTGAGCTGGTTTTGCGTGTCCACAATATCTTGCGTCGCCTTCATCGTGGAGGTGAGACAGAAGTCGTCAGTCTCGGAGATTTACGGATGAATCACAGTAGTCATGAGGTCCAAGTCGGAGATGTGGCGCTCGATTTGACAGTAAAATCCTTCGAACTTCTATGGCTTTTAGCCAGCAATCCAGAGCGAGTTTTCTCTAAGACAGACCTCTATGAGAAGGTATGGCAGGAAGACTATGTGGATGACACCAATACCTTGAATGTTCATATCCATGCTCTGCGACAGGAGTTGGCTAAACATGCTAGTGCAGAAACACCTACCATCAAAACCGTCTGGGGCTTGGGCTACAAAATTGAGAAAGCACGAGGTAGTCAATGA
- a CDS encoding histidine kinase, whose amino-acid sequence MKLKSYILVGYIISTLLTIIAVFWAVQKMLIEKSEIYFLLGMTIVASLVGAGISLFLLSPVFTSLSKLKEHAKRVADKDFPSNLEVQGPVEFQQLGQAFNEMSHDLQATFDSLEESEREKGLMIAQLSHDIKTPITSIQATVEGILDGVIKEGEQDHYLATIGRQTERLNKLVEELNFLTLNTARNQAETTSKDSIFLDQLLIECMSEFQFLIEQEERDVHLQVIPESARIEGDYAKLSRILVNLVNNAFKYSSPGTKLEVVAKLEKNQLSISVTDEGQGIAPEDLENIFKRLYRVEASRNMKTGGHGLGLAIARELAHQLGGEITVSSQYGLGSTFTLLLNLSGNENKA is encoded by the coding sequence ATGAAATTAAAAAGTTATATTTTAGTGGGGTATATCATTTCAACACTCCTAACGATTATCGCGGTTTTTTGGGCTGTTCAAAAAATGCTGATTGAGAAAAGCGAGATTTACTTTTTGCTTGGAATGACCATCGTTGCCAGCCTTGTCGGTGCTGGGATTAGTCTCTTTCTCCTGTCGCCGGTATTTACGTCATTGAGCAAACTTAAGGAACATGCTAAGCGGGTAGCGGACAAGGACTTTCCATCAAATCTGGAGGTTCAAGGACCTGTAGAATTTCAACAATTAGGCCAAGCTTTTAATGAAATGTCCCATGATTTGCAGGCCACCTTCGATTCCTTGGAAGAAAGCGAACGAGAAAAGGGCTTGATGATTGCTCAACTTTCGCATGATATCAAGACCCCCATCACTTCGATCCAAGCGACGGTAGAAGGGATTTTGGATGGGGTTATCAAGGAAGGAGAACAGGACCATTATCTAGCAACCATTGGGCGCCAGACTGAAAGACTCAATAAACTGGTTGAGGAGTTGAATTTTTTGACTCTAAACACAGCTAGAAATCAGGCAGAGACAACTAGTAAAGACAGCATTTTTCTGGATCAGCTCTTGATTGAGTGTATGAGTGAGTTTCAGTTCTTGATTGAGCAGGAGGAGCGAGATGTCCATTTGCAGGTAATCCCAGAGTCTGCCCGGATTGAGGGAGATTATGCTAAACTTTCTCGTATCTTGGTGAATCTGGTCAATAACGCTTTTAAATACTCGTCTCCAGGAACCAAGCTGGAAGTGGTGGCTAAGCTGGAGAAGAACCAGCTTTCAATCAGTGTGACGGATGAGGGACAGGGGATTGCCCCAGAGGACTTGGAGAATATTTTCAAACGCCTTTATCGTGTAGAAGCTTCGCGTAATATGAAAACAGGTGGTCATGGCTTAGGGCTTGCGATTGCGCGTGAATTGGCCCATCAATTGGGTGGGGAAATCACAGTCAGCAGCCAGTACGGCCTCGGAAGCACCTTTACCCTCCTTCTCAATCTCTCTGGCAATGAAAATAAAGCTTAA
- a CDS encoding 30S ribosomal protein S4, with amino-acid sequence MSRYTGPSWKQARRLGLSLTGTGKELARRNYVPGQHGPNNRSKLSEYGLQLAEKQKLRFTYGVGEKQFRNLFVQATKIKGGILGFNFMLLLERRLDNVVYRLGLATTRRQARQFVNHGHILVDGKRVDIPSYRVTPGQVISVREKSLKVPAILEAVEATLGRPAFVSFDAEKLEGSLTRLPERDEINPEINEALVVEFYNKML; translated from the coding sequence ATGTCACGTTATACAGGACCATCTTGGAAACAAGCTCGTCGCCTTGGCCTTTCACTTACAGGTACAGGTAAAGAATTGGCACGTCGTAACTACGTACCAGGACAACACGGACCAAACAACCGTTCTAAATTGTCAGAATACGGTTTGCAATTGGCTGAAAAACAAAAACTTCGTTTCACTTACGGTGTAGGTGAAAAACAATTCCGTAACTTGTTCGTACAAGCTACAAAAATCAAAGGCGGAATCCTAGGTTTCAACTTCATGCTTCTTTTGGAACGTCGTTTGGATAACGTTGTTTACCGTCTTGGTCTTGCGACTACTCGTCGTCAAGCTCGTCAATTCGTAAACCACGGTCACATCCTTGTTGACGGAAAACGCGTTGATATCCCATCATACCGCGTAACTCCAGGTCAAGTGATCTCAGTTCGTGAAAAATCATTGAAAGTTCCAGCTATCCTTGAAGCAGTAGAAGCTACTCTTGGACGTCCAGCATTCGTATCATTCGACGCTGAAAAATTGGAAGGTTCATTGACTCGCTTGCCAGAACGCGACGAAATCAACCCAGAAATCAACGAAGCACTTGTCGTTGAATTCTACAACAAGATGCTTTAA
- a CDS encoding toxic anion resistance protein, whose translation MTEFNFDIDQIANNTVAKVDKTTQIIETNTGSDKTLTFLEKLSPEQQEGIKAHVPQLVDQFVTNQNALLDFGQSAVEGVNNTVNRILSEQKKLQIPQVDDLLKNTNRELQGFVVKYKNAEIAELEEKPNFLQRLFNKSKNTLQEFYFDSKTVEQKLDSMAAAVVKQEDVLARNIVSAEMLIEDNTKSIENLVGVISFIEASQTEAGKRAAELKAQADQLDTSTVEYQTKSQELARMAEVVNTLEQQHTEYVSRLYVAWATTPQMRNLVKVSSDMRQKLGMLRRNTIPTMKLSIAQLGILQQSMKSGVVADAIVNANNAALQMLAETSKEVIPQMERIAQSPTVAVESVTKLAESLVAQNQGIVAAIELGRQKRAQLETTIVKSAEMINDSVKLRDEKIVQALLDQGKAAQKEVQE comes from the coding sequence ATGACAGAATTTAATTTCGATATTGACCAGATTGCCAATAATACGGTAGCTAAGGTGGATAAAACAACCCAAATCATCGAGACCAATACTGGCTCAGACAAAACCTTGACCTTCCTTGAGAAGCTGAGCCCTGAGCAGCAAGAAGGAATCAAGGCGCACGTGCCTCAGTTGGTAGACCAGTTTGTTACCAATCAAAATGCTCTCTTAGATTTTGGACAATCTGCTGTCGAAGGTGTGAACAATACGGTCAATCGTATCTTGTCAGAACAAAAGAAACTACAAATTCCCCAAGTGGATGATCTTCTCAAGAATACAAACCGTGAGTTGCAAGGCTTTGTCGTCAAATACAAGAACGCTGAAATTGCTGAGTTAGAAGAAAAGCCAAACTTTTTGCAACGCTTGTTTAACAAGAGCAAGAATACCCTACAAGAATTTTACTTTGACTCAAAAACAGTGGAGCAAAAGCTCGATAGCATGGCTGCCGCAGTGGTCAAGCAAGAAGATGTGCTAGCTCGAAATATCGTTTCAGCTGAGATGTTGATTGAGGACAATACTAAATCCATTGAAAATCTAGTGGGAGTGATTTCCTTTATCGAAGCTAGCCAGACAGAAGCTGGCAAGCGCGCTGCCGAACTGAAAGCTCAAGCTGACCAACTCGATACCAGTACGGTAGAATACCAAACCAAATCACAAGAATTGGCTCGTATGGCAGAAGTGGTCAATACCCTCGAACAACAGCACACTGAGTATGTCAGCCGTCTCTATGTTGCTTGGGCAACAACACCTCAGATGCGCAATCTTGTGAAGGTGTCATCTGATATGCGTCAAAAATTGGGCATGCTTCGTCGCAATACGATTCCGACAATGAAGCTTTCTATTGCCCAATTGGGTATTTTGCAACAATCAATGAAATCAGGTGTCGTGGCGGATGCCATTGTCAATGCCAATAATGCTGCCCTTCAGATGCTAGCTGAAACCAGCAAAGAAGTGATTCCGCAGATGGAACGAATTGCCCAAAGCCCGACAGTCGCTGTCGAATCGGTTACAAAACTGGCTGAAAGTCTGGTCGCTCAAAACCAAGGTATCGTCGCAGCTATTGAATTGGGACGCCAGAAACGTGCCCAACTAGAAACAACCATCGTCAAGTCCGCAGAAATGATCAACGATTCTGTCAAGCTACGCGATGAGAAAATCGTCCAAGCTCTTCTAGATCAAGGAAAGGCCGCTCAGAAAGAAGTACAAGAATAA
- a CDS encoding DEAD/DEAH box helicase has translation MPVAGKAKTKQELAIERDLINQLTKGESQWVYRPELNTEDLLWGNFFAKLEANNVRILQDHPLTNSEKNQIKNQLNFVNFYEAAKWIAGENGIAKVQVQREDASLGTIRLEVLWRNNVAGGKSSYEVVNQVITGGEGIRQRRGDVTLLINGLPMIQIELKSRSHPYMDAFRQIKKYDQEGQFRGIFSSLQMFVVSNVTDTRYIAAAKANKLNERFLTKWVDSENRPQPQLFDFAESVLSIPRAHEMVMQYSVIDDDKKALILLRPYQVHAIEAIREASRKRQSGYIWHTTGSGKTLTSYKVSRNLLQIPSIEKTIFVIDRTDLDQQTTSSFQSYAENDMIDIDETDDTQELVKNLASDDRRVVVTTIQKINAMIRQFDEGRHQKVYNRIKQLKLAFVVDECHRAVTPERQRHLEHFFTNSLWYGFTGTPIFTENKREQKGDLAQTTEEQYGDCLHQYTVKEAIHDKAVLGFNVEYQTTMPGWAEDEIDEERYDDEGHMLAVLDAILNRSRRKLGFQNGVGKTYEAILTVKSIARAQAYYNLIKQVKNGEKSLSISENVKKVLPDFPKVAITYSVTENEADSYVNQAYMEESLKDYNAMFGTHFSLATIASYNSDLNDRLARKKERFAFREEQLDLVIVVDRLLTGFDAPCLSTLFMDRQPMKPQHIIQAFSRTNRLFDEGKKFGQIVTFQTPDHFKEKVDEALSLYSNGGETSVLAPEWQEEKAKFLEKVHQLLAIAPSPEQVPDLDTATDAELKRFAKAFQEFDKLLSSIQVYSDYDEKVILREICLSLEDIENFAGQYQNVIEELRRRRKEDQEEEGVLLDIEYELESIRTDEINYHYILSLIQALIENRENLIGKKEKSLVDNYIEDLNKSNPKLSSLISKLWQNVQADAKSYQDQSIIHKLDEMIELTTQKKIRETADYWQIGEDELQFVVDNYRIGRDKQNGEKAITESQDYLAYKEAHGDKALPKLKYKKALKEDYMRMISEDILPLRGR, from the coding sequence ATCCCTGTAGCAGGTAAAGCCAAAACCAAACAGGAATTGGCTATCGAGCGGGATTTAATCAACCAGCTGACAAAGGGAGAAAGTCAATGGGTGTATCGACCTGAGTTAAATACAGAAGACCTCCTATGGGGAAACTTTTTTGCCAAGCTGGAAGCTAATAATGTCCGCATTTTGCAAGACCATCCCCTTACAAATTCAGAGAAAAATCAAATCAAAAACCAGCTCAATTTCGTTAACTTCTATGAAGCAGCCAAGTGGATAGCAGGAGAAAATGGCATTGCCAAGGTGCAGGTTCAACGTGAAGATGCCAGTCTAGGCACTATTCGCTTGGAAGTCTTGTGGAGAAACAATGTCGCTGGTGGCAAATCTAGCTATGAGGTTGTCAACCAAGTCATCACAGGCGGAGAAGGGATTCGCCAGCGCCGTGGGGATGTGACTTTGTTAATCAATGGTCTGCCCATGATTCAAATCGAACTAAAAAGCCGTTCTCATCCTTACATGGATGCCTTCCGTCAGATTAAGAAATACGACCAAGAAGGACAGTTCAGAGGCATTTTTTCAAGTCTTCAGATGTTTGTCGTCTCTAATGTCACAGACACCCGCTACATCGCAGCTGCCAAAGCCAATAAGCTAAATGAACGCTTCTTGACCAAGTGGGTGGATAGTGAAAATAGACCTCAACCTCAACTATTTGACTTTGCAGAGTCTGTCTTGTCCATACCGAGAGCCCACGAGATGGTCATGCAGTATTCTGTCATCGATGATGACAAGAAGGCCTTGATTTTATTGCGCCCCTATCAGGTTCATGCTATTGAGGCTATCCGTGAAGCCAGTCGCAAGCGCCAGTCAGGCTATATTTGGCATACGACTGGTTCAGGAAAAACCCTGACCTCTTATAAGGTTTCGCGCAATCTGCTCCAGATTCCATCTATCGAAAAGACAATCTTTGTGATTGATAGGACAGACCTTGACCAGCAGACGACCAGTTCTTTTCAATCTTACGCAGAGAACGACATGATCGATATCGACGAGACCGATGATACACAGGAATTGGTTAAAAATCTAGCTTCTGATGACCGCCGTGTCGTTGTGACGACCATCCAGAAAATCAATGCCATGATTCGTCAGTTTGATGAAGGTCGTCACCAAAAGGTCTACAATCGTATCAAGCAACTCAAACTAGCCTTTGTCGTTGATGAATGCCATCGTGCAGTGACTCCTGAACGCCAACGCCACCTAGAGCACTTCTTTACAAATTCTCTCTGGTATGGGTTTACAGGAACTCCTATCTTTACAGAAAATAAACGTGAACAAAAAGGAGACCTTGCTCAGACGACCGAAGAGCAGTACGGTGACTGCCTCCACCAATATACCGTCAAAGAAGCCATCCATGACAAGGCAGTTCTTGGCTTTAATGTGGAGTATCAGACGACCATGCCTGGTTGGGCAGAAGATGAGATTGATGAGGAGCGTTATGATGACGAAGGCCATATGCTTGCTGTTTTAGATGCCATTCTCAATCGCTCAAGACGCAAACTCGGTTTCCAAAATGGAGTAGGAAAAACCTATGAAGCCATTTTGACCGTCAAAAGCATTGCCCGTGCGCAGGCCTATTATAACCTGATTAAGCAAGTCAAAAATGGAGAGAAGTCTCTAAGCATCTCGGAAAATGTTAAAAAGGTTTTACCAGACTTTCCTAAGGTTGCCATTACCTACTCTGTGACAGAAAATGAAGCAGACTCCTATGTCAACCAAGCCTATATGGAGGAGAGTTTAAAAGACTACAATGCCATGTTTGGCACCCACTTTAGCCTAGCAACCATTGCTTCCTACAATAGTGACCTCAATGACCGTCTGGCCCGTAAGAAAGAACGCTTTGCCTTCCGTGAGGAACAGTTGGACCTGGTTATCGTTGTGGACCGCTTGTTGACAGGCTTTGATGCCCCTTGCCTATCGACCCTATTCATGGACCGTCAGCCCATGAAGCCCCAGCATATCATTCAGGCCTTTTCACGAACCAATCGCCTCTTTGATGAAGGCAAGAAATTCGGCCAAATCGTCACCTTCCAAACGCCCGACCACTTTAAAGAAAAAGTGGATGAAGCTCTGAGTCTCTACTCAAATGGTGGTGAAACCAGTGTCTTAGCCCCAGAATGGCAGGAGGAGAAGGCCAAGTTTCTTGAGAAGGTTCATCAACTATTAGCCATCGCTCCAAGTCCAGAGCAGGTGCCAGATTTGGATACAGCGACAGATGCAGAATTAAAACGCTTTGCCAAGGCTTTCCAAGAATTTGACAAGCTCCTATCTTCTATACAGGTCTATTCGGACTATGATGAGAAAGTCATCCTCAGAGAGATTTGCCTTAGCCTAGAAGACATTGAGAACTTTGCCGGCCAATATCAAAATGTCATCGAAGAACTCCGCAGACGCAGAAAAGAAGACCAAGAAGAGGAAGGGGTTCTCCTAGATATCGAGTATGAGCTCGAATCCATCCGCACCGACGAGATAAACTATCACTATATCCTCTCTCTCATCCAAGCCCTGATTGAAAATCGGGAAAACCTCATTGGTAAAAAGGAAAAGAGCCTGGTAGATAACTATATAGAAGATTTGAACAAATCCAATCCCAAGTTATCCAGCCTCATCTCCAAACTCTGGCAGAATGTCCAAGCAGATGCCAAGAGCTATCAGGATCAGTCTATCATCCATAAGTTGGATGAGATGATTGAGTTAACAACCCAGAAAAAGATTCGTGAAACGGCAGATTATTGGCAGATAGGAGAGGATGAACTCCAGTTCGTAGTGGACAACTACCGCATCGGACGCGACAAGCAAAATGGCGAAAAAGCCATCACCGAGTCTCAGGACTATCTGGCCTATAAGGAAGCCCATGGAGACAAGGCACTGCCAAAACTCAAATACAAAAAAGCCCTCAAAGAGGACTATATGCGCATGATCTCAGAGGATATCCTACCGCTAAGGGGGAGATAG